One candidate division KSB1 bacterium genomic window carries:
- a CDS encoding ABC transporter permease subunit, whose product MKLLSKIFAYTALTFRESLAKKTFVVFFLLSTINHIFFLLALDVDVVDGAFAMVQIFGEDLRTNKAIDVQEMIIVIESFIAVFFAFAGGIFFSIFATASLVPSMLEKGSIEVLISKPLSRAQLFIGRYLGAQSIMVLNIIYLIGGSWLILSIKTGVWYFPYLYAIPMVIVSFVFMYTLMAFVGLVSRSTGVTIMIAYSAILFSAVFTPNKDRFYALLSKKIYYFLESIYHVLPKTYDMGFITFSLVGGKPFDGWTALWTSAIAATVMLAVSIGIFSKKDF is encoded by the coding sequence ATGAAGCTGCTTTCCAAAATTTTTGCATACACCGCACTTACTTTTCGTGAATCGTTGGCAAAAAAAACTTTCGTGGTGTTTTTCCTGCTTTCAACAATTAACCATATCTTTTTTCTTTTGGCATTAGACGTGGATGTCGTGGATGGCGCCTTCGCCATGGTGCAGATCTTCGGAGAGGACTTGCGCACTAATAAGGCAATTGACGTGCAAGAAATGATCATTGTGATTGAATCATTTATTGCGGTGTTTTTTGCGTTTGCCGGCGGCATTTTCTTTTCGATATTTGCCACCGCGAGTCTCGTTCCCAGCATGCTTGAAAAAGGTAGTATTGAGGTTTTGATATCCAAACCCCTTTCAAGAGCGCAGCTTTTCATCGGTCGCTATCTTGGCGCTCAGTCAATCATGGTGTTAAATATTATCTATTTGATTGGCGGCTCCTGGTTAATTTTATCGATAAAAACGGGGGTCTGGTATTTCCCTTACCTCTATGCCATTCCTATGGTGATCGTCTCTTTTGTTTTTATGTACACTCTAATGGCTTTCGTGGGCCTGGTTTCGAGAAGCACAGGTGTTACAATAATGATCGCCTACTCCGCCATACTATTTAGTGCCGTATTTACACCCAATAAAGACCGGTTTTATGCCTTGCTTTCAAAAAAGATTTACTACTTTTTGGAAAGTATTTATCACGTTCTGCCCAAAACCTATGACATGGGATTTATAACATTTTCTTTGGTTGGCGGGAAACCTTTCGACGGCTGGACGGCACTTTGGACATCCGCAATTGCCGCAACCGTTATGCTCGCAGTTTCTATTGGTATTTTTTCTAAAAAAGATTTTTAA
- a CDS encoding macro domain-containing protein: MQTEINNKVLELVEGDITEQESDAIVNAANSSLILGAGVAGAIRSKGGPAIQQKCDQIGGCPVGGAAITTAGNLKAKHVIHAVGPRIGEGNEDEKLKNATLSSLKVAADNGLKSISFPAISTGIFGFPIKRCAEIMLSNTIDYLKEDTGVEKVVFCLYGQEAFGVFKETLEKLQK, encoded by the coding sequence ATGCAGACTGAAATCAATAACAAGGTTTTAGAGCTCGTTGAAGGGGATATTACGGAACAGGAGTCGGATGCAATTGTGAACGCGGCAAACTCATCCCTCATTCTAGGTGCCGGCGTCGCCGGCGCGATTCGCAGCAAAGGCGGCCCGGCGATTCAGCAGAAGTGCGACCAAATCGGCGGCTGTCCTGTCGGTGGCGCAGCGATTACTACCGCCGGGAATCTGAAAGCCAAACACGTGATTCACGCAGTCGGTCCGCGCATAGGAGAAGGTAATGAAGACGAAAAGCTTAAAAACGCCACCTTGAGCAGTCTCAAAGTCGCCGCTGACAACGGCCTCAAAAGCATTTCCTTTCCAGCTATCAGTACCGGCATTTTTGGCTTCCCCATAAAACGATGTGCTGAAATCATGCTCTCAAACACAATTGATTATCTGAAGGAAGATACCGGAGTAGAGAAAGTCGTTTTTTGCTTATACGGGCAGGAAGCTTTTGGTGTTTTTAAAGAAACTTTAGAAAAGTTGCAAAAATGA